The following are from one region of the Methyloversatilis discipulorum genome:
- a CDS encoding CobW family GTP-binding protein, whose amino-acid sequence MTPHESIPVTLLTGFLGAGKTTLLNRLLAANHGQRIAVVENEFGAAGIDGALLDRAAVSVVELSNGCICCTVQGELGDALAGLLARRDTGELAFDRLIVETTGLADPAPVVQTFFNDARLRERYRLDGVVTVVDAVHFDGQFRRERVAASQVAFADRLLISHADLVTPEALYELCTRLQRVNARAPLIVAGSADESWRDLFSIKGFSLDERGLPVRGWHPVSPRAISGIAGMARKSWDDAVGSLLLECEAPLDLERVSAFVDALINEHSVDLLRYKGILSIAGENRRLIFQGVHRIAGFDYGRPWEAGDARMSRVVLIGRHLPAEALRARFLATVAAPAAEAA is encoded by the coding sequence ATGACCCCTCATGAATCCATCCCGGTCACCCTGCTGACCGGTTTCCTCGGCGCCGGCAAGACGACGCTGCTCAATCGCCTGCTGGCCGCCAATCACGGCCAGCGCATCGCCGTGGTCGAGAACGAGTTCGGCGCCGCCGGCATCGACGGCGCGCTGCTCGACCGTGCCGCGGTGTCGGTGGTCGAGCTTTCGAACGGCTGCATCTGCTGCACCGTGCAGGGCGAGCTGGGGGACGCACTGGCCGGCCTGCTGGCCCGGCGTGACACGGGCGAGCTGGCGTTCGACCGGCTCATCGTCGAAACCACCGGTCTGGCCGACCCGGCGCCCGTGGTGCAGACCTTTTTCAATGACGCGCGGCTGCGCGAGCGCTACCGGCTGGACGGCGTCGTCACCGTCGTCGACGCGGTGCATTTCGACGGCCAGTTCCGGCGCGAGCGCGTCGCCGCCTCGCAGGTCGCCTTCGCCGACCGGCTGCTCATCTCGCACGCCGATCTGGTGACGCCGGAAGCGCTGTACGAGCTCTGTACGCGGCTGCAGCGCGTCAATGCGCGCGCGCCGCTCATCGTCGCCGGCAGCGCGGACGAGAGCTGGCGCGATCTCTTTTCGATCAAGGGTTTCTCGCTGGACGAACGCGGGCTGCCGGTGCGCGGCTGGCACCCGGTGTCGCCGCGCGCGATTTCCGGCATCGCCGGCATGGCGCGCAAGTCCTGGGACGACGCGGTCGGCTCGCTGCTGCTCGAATGCGAAGCGCCGCTCGACCTGGAGCGCGTGTCCGCCTTCGTCGATGCGCTGATCAACGAGCACTCGGTCGATCTGCTGCGCTACAAGGGCATCCTGTCGATCGCGGGCGAAAACCGCCGTCTCATCTTCCAGGGCGTGCACCGCATTGCCGGCTTCGACTACGGCCGGCCGTGGGAAGCGGGTGACGCGCGCATGAGTCGCGTCGTGCTGATCGGCCGCCATCTGCCTGCAGAGGCATTGCGCGCCCGCTTTCTCGCCACCGTCGCCGCACCGGCGGCCGAAGCGGCCTGA
- a CDS encoding YbdD/YjiX family protein, with the protein MFKDLARMGEYLGQAARLMVGLPDYDTYVQHMRMKHPDQAPMTYEEFFRERQEARFGGASGKCC; encoded by the coding sequence ATGTTCAAGGACCTCGCACGCATGGGCGAATACCTCGGGCAAGCTGCCCGCCTCATGGTCGGGCTGCCGGACTACGATACCTATGTCCAGCACATGCGCATGAAGCACCCGGACCAGGCGCCCATGACGTATGAGGAATTTTTCCGTGAACGCCAGGAGGCGCGCTTCGGCGGCGCCTCCGGCAAATGTTGCTAG